A part of Candidatus Binataceae bacterium genomic DNA contains:
- a CDS encoding molybdenum cofactor guanylyltransferase — MAHTGASAVILAGGRSSRMGQPKALLPLGGRTLIERIVAVLSRVFDDIVVVAAPEAEAVALPALERARIVRDEAPYAGPAGALARGLRAVHHDAAFGCSCDLPMLRAEVAAWLVSLLNEPDGLDAAIPRVGGRLQPLHAAYRPRCAGALDAMLAGGESRLSALAGAVNTRIVEESEYRRHDPDALSCFNINTPADYARAKTLAKP; from the coding sequence ATGGCCCACACCGGCGCAAGCGCGGTCATTCTTGCGGGGGGAAGAAGTTCCCGCATGGGGCAGCCGAAAGCGCTGCTGCCTCTGGGCGGGCGGACGCTTATCGAGCGCATCGTCGCCGTGCTCAGCCGCGTCTTCGACGACATCGTCGTCGTCGCCGCGCCCGAAGCGGAGGCTGTCGCGCTGCCGGCGCTCGAGCGCGCCCGGATCGTGCGCGATGAGGCGCCATACGCCGGTCCGGCCGGCGCGCTCGCGCGCGGGCTGCGCGCCGTGCACCACGATGCGGCGTTCGGCTGCTCGTGCGACCTGCCGATGCTGCGTGCGGAGGTCGCGGCGTGGCTGGTTTCGCTGCTGAACGAGCCTGATGGCCTCGACGCGGCGATTCCGCGGGTCGGCGGGCGGCTTCAGCCGCTGCACGCCGCCTACCGCCCGCGTTGCGCCGGAGCGCTGGACGCGATGCTCGCCGGCGGCGAAAGTCGCCTGAGCGCGCTCGCTGGCGCGGTCAACACGAGAATCGTTGAGGAATCCGAATACCGCCGCCACGACCCCGACGCGCTGAGCTGCTTCAACATCAACACGCCGGCCGACTACGCGCGCGCGAAGACGCTCGCGAAACCCTGA
- the mutS gene encoding DNA mismatch repair protein MutS — protein sequence MPLKNTPLITQYLSVKQKVPDAILFFRLGDFYEMMFEDAEVGARVLDIQLTSRSKDGVPLCGVPFHSAEPYIARLLKAGLKVAICEQTQPEPRPRGRAASVAAAASEPFQLTAPRGLMPRQIVRIITPGTVGEETVLAADEKSFLLALGADAGGFALAAVDVSTGEFVATRIAGVAGVREEIARIAPREIIAPEGNPALQTLLERAEAPVTWLDAAALDSAAPREALARRFGAEAVAALGEGPGAVAGAALQYLEGTFGRELAHLRAPRPYRASEYMLVDEVSRRHLELVVSSDGTRRGSLLSVLDETLTPVGARTLQNWIVYPLLDLEAICARHDAVEELFEADLGGEVSEALRRIGDLERLAGRIGSLRASPRDCLRLAQALEACAALKDALQRCRSPLVRGIAERITAMPELAKRIDATLADEPPVNPRDGNVIRAGFSPEVDELRALASDARGVIARMESAERARSGIPSLKVRYNQVFGYYIEVTKPNLDRVPADYERKQTLVGAERFTTSALKELERKILGAESGLKELEARLFTTLVRDLAMDAGAILTSAAAVGEFDALAALAAAARRHGYVRPRMNSGLALVVRDGRHPVLESTMRPGEFVPNDLAADPDERQLLLITGPNMAGKSTYLRQVALIVIMAQVGSFVPATEASLGLVDRVLTRIGARDDLRRGESTFMVEMRETARLLEGLGERSLLLLDEVGRGTSTFDGLAIAWALAEHLHDTTRAKVLFATHFHELTDLARERPRVKNLSMAVREWGGEVLFLRRVVEEPASRSYGIEVARLAGLPQSVIARARQILANLEIGELDESGQPRLAHRADGATAAGQLGLFTPTERRVLDDLKAIAVEQLTPIEALNTLARMLERLREGGG from the coding sequence GTGCCGCTGAAGAACACACCACTCATCACGCAGTACCTGAGCGTCAAGCAGAAGGTACCCGACGCGATCCTGTTTTTCCGCCTAGGCGACTTCTACGAGATGATGTTTGAGGACGCCGAGGTCGGCGCGCGCGTGCTCGATATCCAGCTCACCTCGCGCTCCAAGGACGGCGTGCCGCTGTGTGGCGTACCCTTCCATTCGGCCGAGCCCTATATCGCCCGGCTGCTCAAGGCGGGCTTAAAGGTCGCGATCTGCGAGCAGACCCAGCCCGAGCCGCGCCCGCGCGGCCGCGCCGCTTCGGTCGCGGCGGCCGCGAGCGAGCCGTTCCAATTGACCGCGCCGCGCGGTCTGATGCCGCGCCAGATCGTGCGCATCATCACCCCGGGCACGGTCGGCGAAGAAACCGTGCTCGCGGCAGACGAAAAGAGCTTCCTGCTGGCGCTCGGCGCGGATGCCGGCGGCTTCGCGCTCGCGGCGGTGGACGTCTCGACCGGCGAGTTCGTGGCGACCCGAATCGCCGGCGTCGCGGGCGTGCGCGAGGAGATCGCCCGAATTGCGCCGCGCGAAATAATCGCGCCCGAGGGAAATCCGGCTCTCCAGACCCTGCTGGAGCGCGCCGAAGCGCCGGTGACGTGGCTTGACGCCGCCGCGCTTGACTCTGCGGCGCCGCGTGAGGCACTCGCACGGCGCTTCGGCGCCGAGGCCGTTGCGGCGCTCGGCGAGGGGCCGGGTGCAGTCGCCGGCGCCGCACTCCAATACCTTGAGGGAACCTTCGGGCGCGAGCTCGCTCATCTGCGCGCACCCCGCCCCTACCGCGCCTCAGAGTACATGCTGGTCGATGAGGTCAGCCGCCGCCATCTCGAGCTGGTGGTGTCCTCCGACGGCACGCGCCGAGGCTCGCTGCTCTCGGTCCTCGACGAGACGCTGACGCCGGTCGGCGCACGCACCCTGCAGAACTGGATCGTTTATCCGCTGCTCGATCTGGAAGCGATCTGCGCGCGTCATGACGCGGTCGAGGAACTGTTCGAAGCCGACCTCGGCGGCGAGGTTTCCGAAGCGTTGCGCCGTATCGGCGACCTCGAGCGGCTGGCCGGGCGGATTGGCAGCCTGCGCGCCTCGCCGCGCGACTGCCTCAGGCTTGCGCAGGCGCTCGAAGCGTGCGCCGCGCTCAAAGACGCGCTCCAACGATGCCGAAGCCCGCTCGTGCGCGGGATTGCCGAACGGATAACCGCGATGCCCGAGCTGGCGAAGCGGATCGATGCGACGCTCGCCGACGAGCCGCCGGTCAACCCGCGCGACGGCAACGTCATCCGCGCCGGCTTCAGCCCCGAGGTCGACGAATTGCGCGCGCTCGCGTCCGACGCGCGCGGCGTGATCGCCCGGATGGAGTCGGCCGAGCGCGCGCGCAGTGGAATCCCCTCGCTCAAGGTCCGCTACAACCAGGTCTTCGGCTACTACATCGAGGTGACCAAACCCAACCTCGACCGCGTGCCCGCCGACTACGAGCGCAAGCAGACCCTGGTTGGCGCCGAGCGGTTCACGACGTCTGCGCTCAAGGAGCTGGAGCGCAAGATCCTCGGCGCCGAGTCGGGGCTCAAAGAGCTGGAGGCGCGGCTGTTCACCACGCTGGTGCGCGACCTCGCGATGGATGCCGGCGCGATCCTCACCAGCGCGGCCGCCGTGGGCGAGTTCGACGCGCTCGCGGCGCTGGCCGCGGCCGCGCGCCGGCACGGTTACGTGCGGCCGCGGATGAACTCGGGACTGGCGCTGGTCGTCCGCGACGGACGCCATCCGGTGCTCGAGTCCACGATGCGCCCGGGCGAGTTCGTGCCCAACGATCTCGCCGCCGATCCCGACGAGCGCCAGCTGCTGTTGATCACTGGCCCCAACATGGCCGGCAAATCGACCTACCTGCGCCAGGTCGCGCTTATCGTGATCATGGCGCAGGTTGGGAGCTTCGTGCCGGCGACCGAAGCGTCGCTGGGCCTGGTCGATCGCGTGCTGACACGGATCGGCGCGCGCGACGATCTGCGCCGCGGCGAGTCCACCTTCATGGTCGAGATGCGCGAGACGGCGCGCCTGCTTGAAGGCCTGGGCGAACGCAGCCTGCTCCTGCTCGACGAGGTCGGCCGCGGCACCAGCACCTTCGACGGGCTCGCGATTGCATGGGCGCTGGCCGAGCACCTGCACGACACAACCCGCGCCAAGGTGCTCTTCGCCACCCATTTCCACGAGCTGACTGACCTTGCGCGCGAACGCCCGCGCGTCAAGAATCTCAGCATGGCGGTGCGGGAGTGGGGCGGCGAGGTGCTTTTTCTGCGGCGCGTGGTAGAGGAGCCGGCGAGCCGCAGTTACGGAATCGAGGTGGCGCGCCTGGCCGGCCTGCCGCAGAGCGTGATTGCCCGCGCGCGCCAGATCCTGGCCAATCTCGAGATAGGTGAGCTCGACGAAAGCGGCCAGCCCCGTCTGGCCCATCGCGCCGACGGCGCCACAGCCGCGGGGCAGTTAGGCCTGTTCACCCCGACCGAACGCCGCGTGCTCGACGACCTCAAAGCAATCGCTGTCGAGCAGCTGACGCCGATCGAGGCGCTCAACACGCTGGCGAGGATGCTTGAGCGGCTCAGGGAGGGCGGCGGTTAG
- a CDS encoding N-acetylmuramoyl-L-alanine amidase, producing MRAERSAVRRIIAGVATLVVIASLCVPSGAAAAVIDKAWASQRGAVVELHFGLHGRGVKWELSTHGQQLWIELAHTRLELPARPVYGHETAPVELVRAVDQGGARSRLVIQVSGRTDYAVGLLHDQLLVRLAPAGQVADLAAPVLIRPGLRQPPPAAAAGRAQQAATATAAASPAAVTAARAVATGGRPTIVRPAHPMLSALHRPAPPAGRADATSADDAAVAGTTAPNRHGQFLVVIDPGHGGYDAGTEVAAPLLEKELVLQIARRLQGELQRRGVRTMLTRTGDYFVPLPERTAFANRANADLFISIHLNSSPDPATSGIETYYLNNTTDRATIRLARIENAAGADGSGAPAEADLNYILSDMRQQYKANESVALASMVEAQSAADLAAALGLRVNALGAKRGPFYVLVGARMPAVLVECGFLSNRAEAARLASAQYQQILAAAIAQAAVHYFNADAAVGNL from the coding sequence ATGAGGGCGGAGCGCTCGGCAGTGCGGCGGATTATCGCGGGGGTAGCGACCCTCGTGGTTATCGCTTCCCTGTGTGTGCCCTCCGGCGCCGCCGCCGCGGTAATCGACAAGGCGTGGGCGTCGCAGCGCGGCGCGGTAGTCGAACTTCACTTTGGGTTGCACGGCCGCGGCGTCAAATGGGAACTCAGCACCCACGGCCAGCAGCTCTGGATCGAACTTGCGCATACGCGGCTCGAGCTGCCGGCCCGGCCGGTGTACGGCCACGAAACCGCGCCGGTCGAACTGGTGCGTGCGGTCGACCAGGGTGGGGCGCGCTCGCGGCTCGTGATCCAGGTTTCCGGGCGTACCGACTACGCGGTGGGACTGCTGCACGACCAGCTGCTGGTGCGACTGGCGCCGGCCGGCCAGGTCGCCGACCTGGCCGCGCCAGTGCTGATCCGGCCTGGCCTGCGGCAGCCGCCGCCAGCCGCTGCCGCAGGCCGCGCGCAGCAGGCGGCGACCGCAACCGCCGCCGCGTCGCCGGCCGCCGTAACCGCGGCCCGCGCCGTGGCGACGGGCGGCCGGCCGACGATAGTGCGGCCTGCGCACCCGATGCTCTCCGCGCTCCATCGGCCCGCCCCGCCAGCGGGGCGGGCCGATGCAACCAGCGCTGACGACGCGGCTGTAGCCGGGACGACGGCGCCCAATCGTCATGGGCAGTTCCTCGTCGTGATCGACCCCGGTCACGGAGGTTACGACGCCGGCACCGAAGTCGCCGCACCGCTCCTCGAGAAGGAGCTCGTCCTGCAAATCGCGCGGCGGCTGCAAGGCGAGCTTCAACGGCGCGGCGTGCGCACGATGCTTACTCGGACCGGCGACTACTTCGTGCCGCTTCCCGAACGGACCGCCTTCGCCAACCGCGCGAACGCCGACTTGTTCATCTCGATTCACCTCAATTCGAGCCCGGACCCGGCGACCAGCGGAATCGAAACTTACTACTTGAACAACACCACCGACCGCGCGACGATTCGGCTGGCGCGGATCGAGAACGCGGCCGGCGCAGACGGCTCTGGCGCCCCGGCGGAGGCGGACCTAAACTACATTCTGAGCGATATGCGCCAACAGTATAAGGCCAACGAATCGGTCGCGCTCGCGTCGATGGTCGAGGCGCAGAGCGCGGCCGACCTCGCAGCCGCCCTGGGCCTGCGCGTCAACGCGCTGGGCGCCAAGCGCGGCCCGTTCTACGTGCTGGTGGGCGCGCGGATGCCCGCAGTGCTGGTGGAGTGCGGGTTTCTGTCCAATCGCGCCGAGGCCGCGCGGCTCGCCTCGGCGCAATATCAGCAAATCCTCGCCGCAGCCATCGCTCAGGCGGCCGTCCACTATTTCAACGCCGACGCCGCCGTGGGCAACCTGTGA
- the glnD gene encoding [protein-PII] uridylyltransferase, with protein MPSAPATASAAARSEDSLYAEFEAAQRPGTGARAWLEAVREELAARHFAGAGGIETVREYTGCVDRMMRALYRWAERGYARRFSRLNQRLAVVARGGYGRGELNPQSDIDLLFLHDYKPGPFVEVVTESILHALWDVGLTVGHVVRNIRETVRAANEDLKEKTAILDARPLAGDDKLYAALDKAMVEEVLNRNQHKFFAAKLKESRERHHHYGDSIYLLEPHVKEGEGGLRDLHTALWLAKVKYKVHSLSELVQKAVISESELNDVLRAQDFLMRVRNSLHFLSRRHHDQLTFEYQEQIAPLLGFGADGPGAAAALMRTYYAQAAAIHRFSEGLIARVTEDPASGRFTRRPGGRQIRPGVLIQGRVLAIGEKDFFVRAPLNLITIFADCQAHGVELSGSAYQQVRDNLYLIDDAFRRDPRTGMALMGILSGRHRVAETLEAMHRAGVLGAVVPEFGNLYARVLHDLYHIYTVDRHSLAAVRELESLRAGEFKDSNALLTEVAREVTALPLIFLALLLHDIGKGHGHDHHERGALLTAEVSRRLGLDGEEVDLVVFLVRNHLMMSQVAQKGDVEDERTVDEFARTVGSIDRLKALYLLTFADMRAVAPNVYNNWRDMLLSDLYMRALKLLEQGNREAVDPARRLALVKSAVRERLGAAGAPPAELAAFLELMPERYFLTAPESDIPAHFELMCAFRERPLVCRHRHFPDLEFSEFIVVTRDQPGLFSKIAGVLTANNLNILSARITTRTDGVALDVFRVSHGGGGLAMEEERWLRVERDLEAVLEGRREIETLVAEAQRTRVGGRKFVRRVPTEVTIDNRSSEQFTVVDVFTQDRVGLLFAITHTLFKLGMVIHLARISTNADQALDVFYISDREGRKVIQLEMLRRLRAALIEHLDEVPAA; from the coding sequence TTGCCTTCCGCTCCCGCCACCGCTTCGGCGGCCGCGCGCAGCGAGGATTCACTGTACGCGGAATTCGAGGCGGCGCAGCGTCCGGGCACCGGCGCCAGGGCATGGCTCGAGGCGGTACGCGAGGAGCTGGCGGCGCGCCATTTCGCGGGCGCCGGCGGAATCGAAACCGTCCGCGAATACACCGGATGCGTGGACCGGATGATGCGCGCGCTTTACCGATGGGCGGAGCGCGGGTATGCACGGCGCTTCTCCCGCCTCAACCAGCGTCTGGCGGTGGTCGCGCGCGGCGGCTACGGACGAGGTGAGCTCAATCCGCAATCGGACATCGACCTGCTCTTTTTGCATGACTACAAGCCAGGCCCCTTCGTCGAGGTCGTTACCGAGAGCATCCTGCACGCGCTGTGGGACGTCGGACTCACGGTCGGCCACGTGGTACGCAACATCCGCGAAACCGTGCGCGCCGCCAACGAAGATCTCAAGGAGAAGACCGCGATCCTCGACGCGCGCCCGCTCGCGGGCGACGACAAGCTATACGCCGCCCTCGACAAGGCGATGGTCGAGGAGGTGCTCAACCGCAACCAGCACAAATTCTTCGCAGCCAAACTCAAGGAGAGCCGCGAGCGCCACCATCACTACGGCGATTCGATCTATCTGCTCGAGCCGCACGTCAAAGAGGGCGAAGGCGGCCTGCGCGACCTGCATACGGCGCTCTGGCTGGCCAAGGTCAAGTACAAGGTCCACTCGCTGTCCGAGCTGGTGCAGAAGGCGGTGATCAGCGAGTCCGAACTCAACGACGTTCTGCGCGCGCAGGATTTCCTGATGCGCGTGCGCAATTCGCTCCACTTCCTCAGCCGCCGCCATCACGACCAGCTCACCTTCGAGTACCAGGAGCAAATAGCGCCGCTGCTCGGCTTCGGCGCCGACGGGCCAGGCGCGGCGGCGGCCCTGATGCGCACCTACTATGCGCAGGCCGCCGCAATCCATCGCTTCTCCGAGGGGTTGATTGCGCGGGTCACCGAGGACCCTGCCTCCGGTCGGTTCACCCGCCGCCCCGGCGGCCGCCAGATCCGGCCCGGCGTGCTGATCCAGGGCCGCGTGCTCGCAATCGGCGAGAAGGACTTCTTCGTCCGCGCCCCGCTCAATCTGATTACGATCTTCGCCGACTGCCAGGCCCACGGGGTCGAGCTTTCAGGCAGCGCCTACCAGCAGGTGCGCGACAATCTCTACCTGATTGACGACGCCTTCCGCCGCGATCCGCGCACCGGGATGGCGCTGATGGGGATACTGTCGGGACGCCATCGCGTGGCCGAGACGCTCGAAGCAATGCATCGCGCGGGCGTGCTGGGCGCCGTGGTTCCCGAGTTCGGCAATCTCTACGCCCGCGTGCTCCACGACCTCTACCACATCTACACGGTTGACCGGCATTCGCTCGCCGCGGTGCGCGAGCTCGAAAGCCTGCGCGCGGGCGAGTTCAAGGACTCCAACGCGCTGCTCACCGAGGTCGCGCGCGAGGTCACGGCGCTGCCGCTGATCTTTCTTGCGCTGCTCCTGCACGATATCGGCAAGGGCCACGGCCACGACCATCACGAGCGCGGTGCGCTCCTCACCGCCGAAGTTTCGCGCCGCCTCGGACTCGACGGCGAAGAGGTGGACCTGGTGGTGTTCCTCGTGCGCAACCATCTGATGATGTCGCAGGTGGCGCAGAAGGGCGACGTCGAGGACGAGCGCACGGTGGACGAGTTCGCGCGCACGGTCGGCTCGATCGACCGGCTCAAGGCGCTCTACCTGCTGACCTTCGCCGACATGCGGGCGGTGGCGCCCAACGTTTACAACAACTGGCGCGACATGCTGCTGAGCGATCTCTACATGCGCGCGCTGAAGCTGCTCGAACAGGGCAACCGCGAGGCAGTCGATCCGGCGCGCCGGCTCGCACTGGTCAAGAGCGCGGTGCGCGAGCGGCTCGGCGCCGCGGGAGCGCCGCCCGCGGAGCTGGCGGCGTTTTTGGAGCTGATGCCGGAGCGCTATTTCCTGACTGCGCCCGAGAGCGACATCCCGGCGCACTTCGAGCTGATGTGCGCGTTTCGCGAGCGGCCGCTGGTGTGCCGCCATCGCCATTTCCCCGACCTCGAATTCAGCGAATTCATCGTGGTCACTCGCGACCAGCCGGGGCTGTTCTCGAAGATCGCCGGCGTGCTGACCGCCAACAACCTTAATATCCTCTCGGCGCGGATTACCACTCGCACCGACGGCGTCGCACTGGATGTCTTCCGGGTCTCGCACGGCGGCGGCGGGCTTGCGATGGAGGAGGAGCGATGGCTGCGCGTCGAGCGCGACCTCGAAGCGGTGCTGGAGGGCCGGCGCGAGATCGAAACGCTCGTCGCCGAGGCGCAACGCACCCGCGTGGGCGGGCGCAAATTCGTGCGCCGCGTGCCGACCGAGGTCACCATCGACAATCGCAGCTCCGAGCAGTTCACCGTGGTCGACGTCTTCACCCAGGACCGGGTCGGCCTGCTGTTCGCGATCACGCACACGCTGTTCAAGCTCGGGATGGTCATCCATCTGGCGCGCATCTCGACCAACGCCGACCAGGCGCTCGACGTCTTCTACATCAGCGACCGCGAGGGTCGGAAAGTCATTCAGCTGGAGATGCTGCGCCGGCTGCGCGCGGCGCTGATCGAGCATCTCGACGAAGTGCCCGCCGCCTAG
- a CDS encoding MmgE/PrpD family protein, producing MGVTETFCRNIAACTGGALDAATIAAAKRLVLDGIAVAVAGSRERAPTILAEHIRELGCAGGASAIGFPLRSSPVHAAYLNGASMHVLDYEAMWSPPNHATSTTLPAVLALAETLGAGGRDSLVALVKGCEVQGRLRVASGQFEPRELVFHPPGVVGVMSAAAAAAHLLRLDAERLRHALGLAASRAGTLLANVGTMAKSTHCGMAAAMGLDAALMAARGFTANPDVIEARDGYAQAFFGRKFDPAALARFGPPFRIVEPGYAIKMFPSQYATHFAIEAAAALHRRIADVAAVRAVEVRTPVMPYVDRPYPQTGLDGKFSFQYTTAVALLDGTVSISSFSDARRFNADVEALLPRVRLVQTPEIPATLDRMHVEVVVERSGGERLQARCDAPRGSWRRPVGTEEHLAKVRDCLGARLDASVAERCIAAIARFEDLDGAGLAALMRSLSGVATQAGAGA from the coding sequence ATGGGCGTCACCGAGACCTTCTGCCGCAATATCGCCGCCTGCACCGGCGGCGCGCTCGACGCCGCGACGATCGCCGCGGCCAAGCGGCTCGTCCTCGACGGAATCGCGGTCGCCGTCGCCGGCAGCCGCGAGCGGGCGCCGACAATTCTGGCCGAGCACATCCGCGAGCTCGGATGCGCCGGAGGCGCGAGTGCGATCGGATTTCCGCTGCGCAGCTCGCCGGTTCACGCCGCGTATCTCAACGGCGCGTCGATGCATGTGCTCGACTACGAGGCGATGTGGAGTCCGCCCAATCACGCGACCTCGACCACGCTGCCGGCGGTGTTAGCGCTGGCCGAGACGCTCGGCGCGGGCGGCCGCGACTCGCTAGTCGCGCTGGTTAAGGGATGTGAGGTGCAGGGGCGGCTGCGCGTCGCCTCCGGGCAGTTCGAGCCGCGCGAGCTGGTATTCCATCCGCCGGGCGTGGTCGGCGTGATGTCGGCCGCGGCCGCTGCGGCGCATTTGCTGCGCCTCGACGCAGAGCGGCTGCGTCACGCGTTGGGGCTGGCGGCGTCGCGCGCGGGCACGTTGCTCGCCAACGTGGGCACGATGGCGAAATCGACGCATTGCGGGATGGCGGCGGCGATGGGGCTGGATGCGGCGCTGATGGCGGCGCGCGGCTTCACCGCCAATCCCGACGTGATCGAGGCGCGCGACGGTTACGCGCAGGCGTTTTTCGGCCGCAAGTTCGACCCCGCGGCGCTTGCGCGCTTCGGGCCGCCGTTCCGGATCGTCGAGCCCGGTTACGCGATCAAAATGTTCCCGAGTCAGTACGCGACGCACTTTGCGATCGAGGCGGCGGCCGCGCTCCATCGGCGCATCGCGGACGTCGCCGCCGTGCGCGCGGTCGAGGTGCGGACGCCGGTGATGCCGTACGTTGACCGGCCGTATCCGCAAACCGGCCTCGACGGCAAATTCAGCTTCCAGTACACGACGGCGGTCGCGCTGCTCGATGGCACGGTTTCAATCTCAAGCTTCTCCGACGCGCGCCGCTTCAACGCCGACGTCGAGGCGCTGCTGCCCCGGGTCCGCCTGGTGCAGACGCCCGAGATTCCCGCGACCCTCGACCGGATGCACGTCGAGGTTGTCGTCGAGCGCTCGGGCGGCGAGCGCCTACAGGCGCGCTGCGACGCGCCGCGCGGCTCGTGGCGGCGGCCGGTCGGCACCGAGGAGCATCTGGCCAAGGTGCGCGACTGCCTTGGCGCGCGGCTCGATGCATCCGTGGCCGAGCGCTGCATCGCCGCGATCGCGCGTTTCGAGGACCTCGACGGCGCCGGGCTCGCCGCGCTGATGCGCTCGCTCAGCGGCGTCGCAACCCAGGCGGGCGCGGGCGCCTAG
- a CDS encoding PrpF domain-containing protein, which yields MRQLRLRAVFMRGGTSKALMFRAADLPAERELWPPIFLGAIGSPDPSGRQLDGMGGGISSLSKVCVIGPPTGAGADVDYTFAQVSVKEAAVDFSGNCGNMSSAVGPFAVDEGIVAASGAEAVVRIHNTNTRKFIVARFPLDDGRAAVDGEFRLPGVAGSGAPVRLDFMEPGGAGTGKLLPTGNPADVLDVAIDGARGVEVSMVDAANPCVFVEAAALGASGRELPDELDAERELLRRLEAIRIAASLRMGIARTAEEAARIPSIPKVAMVAPARAARTLSGEALGADDADLTVRMISIGQPHRAVPLTGAMCLAVAARIAGTVPNRLARAAASPDAPVRIAQPSGLTVVGAAVRREGDRWVAERATVYRTARRLMEGFVYVRAAALPEPVRRALAAA from the coding sequence ATGAGACAGCTCAGGTTGCGTGCGGTCTTCATGCGGGGCGGGACGAGCAAGGCGCTGATGTTCCGCGCCGCCGACCTGCCCGCCGAGCGCGAGCTGTGGCCGCCGATCTTTCTCGGCGCGATCGGCAGCCCCGACCCCAGCGGCCGCCAGCTCGACGGGATGGGCGGCGGAATCTCCTCGCTTTCCAAAGTATGTGTGATCGGGCCGCCGACAGGCGCCGGCGCCGACGTCGATTACACCTTCGCCCAGGTATCGGTGAAGGAAGCGGCGGTCGATTTCAGCGGCAACTGCGGCAACATGTCGTCGGCGGTGGGACCGTTTGCGGTGGACGAGGGAATCGTGGCCGCGAGCGGTGCCGAGGCCGTCGTGCGAATTCACAATACCAACACGCGCAAGTTCATCGTCGCGCGCTTTCCGCTCGACGACGGGCGCGCCGCGGTGGACGGCGAGTTCCGCCTGCCTGGTGTCGCCGGCAGCGGCGCGCCGGTGCGCCTGGACTTCATGGAGCCCGGCGGCGCCGGCACCGGCAAGCTGCTGCCCACGGGGAATCCCGCCGACGTGCTTGACGTCGCGATCGACGGCGCGCGGGGCGTCGAAGTCTCGATGGTCGATGCGGCGAATCCGTGCGTGTTTGTAGAGGCGGCGGCGCTCGGCGCGTCGGGCCGCGAGCTACCCGACGAACTGGACGCCGAGCGTGAATTGCTGCGCCGGCTGGAAGCGATCCGTATCGCCGCGAGCCTTAGGATGGGAATCGCGAGGACGGCCGAGGAGGCCGCGCGGATCCCAAGCATTCCCAAGGTCGCGATGGTTGCGCCGGCGCGCGCGGCGCGCACGCTTTCGGGCGAGGCGCTCGGCGCGGATGACGCGGATCTCACGGTGCGCATGATCTCGATCGGCCAGCCCCACCGCGCGGTCCCCCTGACCGGCGCGATGTGCCTGGCGGTCGCCGCCCGTATCGCCGGTACCGTGCCGAATCGCCTCGCGCGGGCCGCTGCCTCGCCCGACGCTCCCGTGCGAATCGCGCAGCCCTCAGGACTCACCGTGGTCGGCGCCGCGGTGCGGCGCGAGGGCGATCGATGGGTCGCCGAGCGCGCGACGGTGTACCGCACGGCGCGCCGCCTGATGGAGGGGTTCGTGTACGTGCGGGCGGCGGCGCTGCCCGAGCCGGTGCGACGCGCGCTGGCCGCCGCGTAG